The Heyndrickxia vini genome contains a region encoding:
- a CDS encoding TnsD family Tn7-like transposition protein has translation MITYFPTPYNDESLYSIVARYHIHNGHKWPGATLEELFNSNKIRKVEEVYIRYLPSLVKKISVFSNKFTSKYFIDNHTEIPIVRPFKENSWYNDFTLNLDRNARRGSKVLYSSYLPKQYSSNAQNISSKEYFYYCPECLMNQYNEFGECFWNRLHQIPGIFVCNIHKIPLLEHYMNFKNFKKVNFITPKLEDAYRKGHKFKENIMDLLINISEDLEYLMRRNFSSLSEQYLFEKYMVLMKIKGIGFPFNKRQRLLGEMVLDFYPEEILNLFNSNFDLLDKRNWLETITTQSRMVYCHPLRHVLVMRVLSGSVKNFFEKEYIYEPFGQKPWICMNPLSEHYLKPKVNRLDLSVNENTRNIQGDFVCDCGYVYRLREGEIDPTQVKNFNNRVIKRGALWEKSLLKLVEDKMMKKDIADITMLNRNALAKIINQLINMRQLDEQNQHVEHKKKKTLEYREEWIKLRKSHPSLPRKELSSINRKVYVWLNKHDKDWLIKNSPARRNTVSKKLNYAERDLFLLKKAKQINQKWSRLEEANNRIIRKSLNQMYELLGNNLYRKTEQYPLTVEYLQSIQESLVEFQKRRIIYVLNNRYCNSTVSFTQVKFHVGLSKNSNETLTNYLLKMIKHHNEKFKPPSN, from the coding sequence ATGATTACTTACTTTCCAACTCCTTACAACGATGAATCATTGTACAGTATCGTAGCTAGGTATCATATCCACAATGGCCATAAATGGCCAGGTGCTACTTTAGAAGAATTATTTAATAGTAATAAAATTAGAAAAGTAGAGGAAGTTTATATAAGATATCTACCTAGTCTTGTGAAAAAGATTAGCGTTTTTTCTAATAAGTTTACATCGAAGTACTTCATTGATAACCATACCGAAATACCAATTGTGAGACCCTTCAAGGAAAATAGTTGGTACAATGACTTCACTTTGAATTTAGATAGAAATGCAAGAAGAGGGAGTAAGGTATTATATTCTAGTTACTTACCTAAACAATATTCATCTAATGCGCAAAATATTAGTTCTAAAGAGTATTTTTATTACTGCCCTGAGTGTTTAATGAATCAATATAATGAATTTGGTGAGTGCTTTTGGAATCGATTACATCAAATTCCAGGGATTTTTGTTTGTAATATACATAAAATTCCTTTACTTGAGCATTACATGAATTTTAAGAATTTCAAAAAGGTAAACTTCATAACACCAAAATTAGAGGATGCCTATCGAAAAGGACACAAATTTAAAGAAAATATAATGGATTTATTAATAAATATATCTGAGGATTTAGAGTACTTGATGAGAAGAAATTTCTCATCATTATCCGAACAATATCTTTTTGAAAAGTATATGGTTTTAATGAAGATAAAGGGAATAGGATTCCCTTTTAACAAGAGACAAAGGCTTTTGGGAGAAATGGTGCTAGATTTTTATCCGGAAGAAATCCTCAATTTGTTCAACTCGAATTTTGATTTATTAGATAAGCGTAATTGGCTTGAGACAATAACAACCCAAAGTAGAATGGTATATTGTCATCCCTTGAGACATGTTTTAGTAATGAGGGTGCTAAGTGGCTCGGTTAAAAATTTCTTTGAAAAGGAATATATATATGAACCCTTTGGACAAAAACCCTGGATTTGTATGAACCCCTTGTCTGAACATTATTTGAAACCTAAAGTAAATAGACTCGATTTATCTGTGAATGAAAATACAAGAAATATACAAGGTGATTTTGTATGTGATTGTGGTTATGTTTATAGGTTGAGGGAAGGAGAAATAGATCCAACCCAAGTCAAGAATTTTAATAATAGAGTAATAAAAAGAGGAGCCTTATGGGAAAAATCTTTACTAAAGTTAGTAGAAGATAAAATGATGAAGAAAGACATAGCAGATATTACGATGCTAAACAGAAATGCGTTGGCAAAAATAATTAATCAACTTATTAATATGAGACAACTAGATGAACAAAATCAACACGTGGAACATAAGAAAAAGAAGACTTTAGAGTATAGAGAAGAATGGATAAAGTTAAGAAAAAGTCATCCCTCTCTTCCACGTAAGGAATTAAGTTCTATAAATAGGAAAGTATACGTTTGGCTTAATAAACATGATAAAGATTGGTTAATTAAAAATTCACCTGCACGTAGAAACACTGTTTCTAAAAAGTTAAACTACGCTGAAAGGGATTTATTCTTATTAAAGAAAGCTAAACAGATAAATCAAAAATGGTCTAGGTTAGAGGAAGCAAATAATAGGATTATAAGAAAGTCCTTAAACCAAATGTACGAGTTACTTGGCAATAATCTATATAGAAAAACAGAACAATATCCTTTGACGGTCGAGTATTTACAGTCTATTCAAGAGTCATTAGTGGAGTTTCAAAAACGAAGAATTATCTATGTGCTGAATAATAGATACTGTAATTCAACTGTTTCTTTTACCCAAGTTAAATTTCACGTGGGGCTATCTAAAAATTCAAATGAAACCTTAACAAATTATCTTTTAAAAATGATTAAACACCATAATGAGAAGTTCAAACCTCCAAGTAATTAA
- a CDS encoding ABC-three component system protein — protein sequence MARKYPQKDVKLLFMLSAGMCAFPGCTTRCVAKETDFDEPAVLGLIAHIEAHSNDGPRPNLKLTEKERDSYKNWVLLCGVHHDLIDAQSNTYTVEQIRQWKKDLEAKVDLQLREAMIQVTFTELEQVTEAIVGNDFKPTNTNDYKVIPPKEKMEKNNLGDITHQFLLMGMVQFAAVSTYVERINQIIPSFADKLSSGFKNEYLKLKNENLNGDDLFLALINFACPKRVDLKRHAAGIAVLTYLFHICEVFEK from the coding sequence ATGGCTAGGAAGTATCCTCAAAAAGATGTGAAGCTTTTATTTATGCTTTCCGCAGGAATGTGTGCATTTCCTGGGTGTACTACACGATGTGTTGCAAAAGAAACCGACTTTGATGAACCAGCGGTTTTAGGTTTAATTGCTCACATAGAAGCTCATAGTAATGATGGACCAAGACCCAATCTAAAGCTAACAGAAAAAGAAAGGGATAGCTACAAAAATTGGGTATTATTGTGCGGAGTTCATCACGATCTAATTGATGCTCAAAGTAATACGTATACGGTAGAGCAAATTCGACAATGGAAAAAAGATTTAGAGGCAAAGGTAGATTTACAGCTTAGGGAAGCAATGATACAAGTTACATTTACCGAACTTGAACAAGTTACCGAAGCTATTGTAGGTAATGATTTTAAGCCAACCAATACAAATGACTATAAAGTTATTCCACCAAAGGAAAAGATGGAAAAAAATAATCTTGGTGATATAACACATCAATTTTTATTAATGGGAATGGTTCAATTCGCTGCAGTAAGTACTTACGTTGAAAGAATTAACCAAATTATCCCGAGCTTTGCTGATAAGCTATCAAGTGGTTTTAAGAATGAATATTTAAAATTAAAGAATGAAAATTTAAACGGTGATGACCTATTTTTAGCACTAATTAATTTTGCATGTCCAAAAAGGGTAGATTTAAAAAGACATGCTGCAGGAATAGCGGTCCTAACTTATCTTTTTCATATTTGTGAGGTATTTGAAAAATGA
- a CDS encoding spore germination protein yields the protein MKFFKKKSLQKNLSISNDNNKKSTVISERVLRNVLKKCPDIQFSSTTYIHHQITYIYCSGLVNTEILYNTVPQSIDHFFFVHKGEITEEQIRNYLHIPTLDVIDNLEVAITDIFAGKLLIDFGINGKLFTIDISERPQRKPEETATEATVKGPRDNFIEDINVNISLIRKRLRTSSLAFEQTTIGKRSQTKVAILYMDDIANMNVLKEIKNRLSTIDIDGLVTTQQLEETFNNTPYAVFPRHQYTGKPDFAVQTLLNGRFVILIDGVTIALITPINLFLLLKGSEDKEVSYIFSSFQRLIRISGLFLSAILPGIWVSLTSFHQDQLPISLLATVVESRKGVPLPLSIEVILMLLLFELFKEAGLRLPMSIGQILSVVGGLIIGDAAISAGLASPVTVVVIALSTLSTFNLNDQSLIGTFSLTRLFIIIFSSLFGFFGMFTAIFVICAYIGRINTFGVSYLEGISLLNISDFIKTIIKIPSTKYTKRPKALELNDITRTGEENENKKKS from the coding sequence ATGAAGTTTTTCAAAAAAAAATCCCTACAAAAAAATTTATCAATAAGTAATGATAATAATAAAAAGAGCACCGTAATTAGTGAACGAGTATTAAGAAATGTTCTAAAAAAATGTCCGGATATACAATTTTCCTCAACTACTTATATACATCATCAAATTACATATATATATTGTTCGGGACTAGTCAATACTGAAATATTATACAATACTGTTCCTCAGTCAATTGATCATTTTTTTTTCGTACATAAAGGCGAAATCACTGAGGAACAGATACGCAACTATCTACATATCCCAACCTTGGATGTAATTGATAATTTAGAGGTTGCAATAACGGATATATTCGCCGGAAAATTATTAATCGATTTTGGAATCAATGGAAAACTTTTTACGATTGATATATCAGAACGTCCTCAAAGAAAGCCTGAAGAGACTGCCACTGAAGCAACTGTAAAAGGTCCTAGAGATAACTTTATTGAGGATATCAATGTTAACATTTCTTTAATCAGGAAAAGATTACGCACATCTTCACTTGCATTTGAACAAACAACGATAGGTAAACGTTCCCAAACGAAAGTTGCTATTCTTTATATGGATGATATCGCAAATATGAATGTACTTAAAGAAATAAAAAATAGACTTTCTACCATTGATATCGACGGACTTGTAACTACCCAACAATTAGAAGAAACGTTCAATAACACTCCTTATGCAGTATTTCCAAGACACCAGTATACTGGTAAGCCAGATTTCGCTGTGCAAACATTATTAAATGGAAGGTTTGTTATCCTAATTGATGGTGTCACTATTGCCTTAATTACTCCTATTAACCTTTTTTTGCTACTTAAAGGAAGTGAAGATAAAGAAGTATCATACATCTTCAGTTCATTTCAACGATTGATAAGAATATCTGGACTTTTCTTGTCAGCTATACTACCAGGCATATGGGTCTCTTTAACCTCATTTCATCAAGATCAACTCCCAATCTCATTATTAGCAACCGTTGTCGAATCAAGAAAAGGAGTTCCATTACCATTATCCATTGAAGTTATTCTTATGTTACTTTTATTTGAACTTTTTAAAGAGGCGGGATTACGATTACCTATGTCCATTGGTCAAATTCTTAGTGTAGTTGGTGGATTAATAATTGGAGATGCTGCAATAAGTGCTGGATTGGCTAGTCCGGTTACCGTCGTTGTAATAGCTCTTTCCACATTATCCACGTTTAATCTAAATGACCAATCTTTAATTGGAACATTCTCTCTTACACGTCTTTTTATTATTATATTCTCTTCTTTATTCGGTTTTTTTGGCATGTTTACAGCAATATTTGTTATTTGTGCATATATCGGCAGAATAAATACATTTGGTGTTTCTTATTTGGAGGGAATTAGCCTACTAAATATATCTGATTTTATTAAAACAATTATTAAAATTCCTAGCACAAAATACACAAAAAGGCCAAAAGCGCTCGAATTAAATGACATTACTAGAACAGGTGAAGAAAATGAAAATAAAAAGAAAAGCTAA
- a CDS encoding ABC-three component system middle component 6: MIFPNKYIKLNNTLLGIAALTLSLLIEPMNMNLLWGKISNKRKDLTFDQFVLALDLLFVLGLIHFSENRIEKLILIKEKEQNDKKKVSVIIDFINYCEIRKLNKKDALIPYILEICEVLKNDTA, encoded by the coding sequence ATGATATTTCCTAATAAGTATATTAAATTGAATAATACGTTATTAGGTATTGCAGCACTCACATTAAGCTTACTAATTGAACCAATGAATATGAACCTGTTGTGGGGGAAAATAAGCAATAAAAGAAAAGATTTAACTTTTGACCAATTTGTTTTAGCACTAGACTTATTATTTGTTCTAGGGCTTATCCATTTTAGTGAAAATAGGATTGAGAAACTGATTTTAATAAAAGAAAAAGAACAAAACGATAAAAAAAAGGTATCTGTCATCATTGATTTTATTAATTATTGTGAGATAAGAAAACTGAATAAAAAAGATGCTCTTATACCGTACATATTGGAAATATGTGAGGTTTTAAAAAATGATACGGCCTAA
- a CDS encoding endospore germination permease codes for MMLILITVIGLNNHVFVISPLVQHAGKDSWISVILSFLLSLVWIILLLVLQKSINNEGIFEWLRFKVNKKIIIILGIIFILFLINLSAITLRETIALINVGYLPETPKWIVACIFSIVCLYFGGSKLGTISIINILLLIFVVCLGFFVAFTNMEHKDYSLLLPIFENGYRPILKSIIFPYSGMTELMLFLFLKKRINTPVKFRHLFITSFILMGLTLGPLIGAITEFDEVEASYQRFPAFEEWGLVSIGDFIEHVSFLALYQWLAGAFIRISLFFYTIKEVLLEINLYSKWCLFVILFIVIGYAVYPISDIHYSNVLWNILLPFTTYFLISFLLLLSLFILVLHKRRINV; via the coding sequence ATGATGCTTATTCTAATAACAGTGATAGGTCTAAACAATCATGTATTTGTAATATCCCCTCTTGTGCAACATGCAGGAAAAGATTCATGGATCAGTGTAATTCTATCATTTTTATTATCCTTAGTCTGGATTATACTTCTTTTAGTTTTGCAAAAGTCAATTAATAATGAGGGAATTTTTGAGTGGCTACGATTTAAAGTAAACAAAAAAATTATTATTATTTTGGGAATAATCTTTATTCTCTTTTTAATAAATTTAAGTGCTATCACATTAAGAGAAACTATTGCGTTAATTAATGTTGGATATCTTCCTGAAACCCCAAAATGGATAGTAGCATGTATTTTCAGTATTGTTTGCCTATATTTTGGAGGATCAAAACTAGGAACGATAAGTATCATTAATATCTTATTACTCATTTTCGTTGTCTGTCTTGGGTTTTTCGTTGCTTTTACAAATATGGAACACAAAGATTATTCACTATTACTTCCTATTTTTGAAAATGGATATAGGCCCATATTAAAAAGTATTATTTTTCCCTATTCCGGAATGACTGAACTTATGCTTTTTTTATTTTTAAAAAAGAGAATTAATACTCCAGTTAAATTTCGACATCTCTTTATAACGTCTTTCATATTAATGGGGCTTACATTAGGACCATTAATAGGAGCAATAACGGAATTTGATGAGGTTGAAGCATCCTATCAACGTTTCCCAGCATTTGAAGAATGGGGATTAGTTTCTATAGGGGATTTTATTGAACATGTGAGTTTTTTAGCTTTGTATCAATGGTTAGCAGGTGCATTTATTCGCATTTCCTTATTCTTTTATACGATAAAAGAAGTTTTATTAGAAATTAATTTATATTCAAAATGGTGTCTATTTGTAATTTTATTTATCGTAATTGGATATGCCGTTTATCCCATCAGTGATATTCATTATTCGAATGTTTTATGGAATATCCTACTACCTTTTACGACTTACTTTTTAATCAGTTTTTTACTTCTATTATCCTTATTTATTTTAGTACTACATAAAAGGAGAATAAATGTATGA
- a CDS encoding Ger(x)C family spore germination protein, giving the protein MKIKRKANQFFLLLSILTTVFLSGCWDVKQTERMVYIHSIGLDYKDGKYIAYLQIINLGLLAKSEAGGSNNQVTAELGHASGNTVEEAIFNIYQTTQRRLFWGHIAYIVFTENVLKQGGLQAITDILDRYVETYYQIWIYLTEDSIPNILHAMPNIGMSTDLSRLSDPEPSFKQFSYIRPIDLRRLIILNNRPPNEIVLPIISGNHQSWEADSKHMDAAILNGLGIITNDNLKGYLSNSKAKGYRWMNKDFQRSEITIKGKEGMGLLLRNLHVKVTPVIKHNEVKFDVKIKAKVHINKVRRTNSLEEISSEAKRKIKKEIMDTYLEGLKLDSDIYRLSNVLYIKNYSTWKRIQHDGKIPLNNHSINNIDINLKIIDAGKQRNKPTLIKRKYPSHP; this is encoded by the coding sequence ATGAAAATAAAAAGAAAAGCTAATCAATTTTTTCTTTTATTGAGCATTTTAACTACAGTATTTCTTTCTGGATGCTGGGATGTGAAACAAACGGAAAGAATGGTTTACATACATTCTATAGGTCTTGACTATAAAGACGGTAAATATATAGCATATTTACAAATCATTAATTTAGGACTACTTGCAAAAAGCGAGGCAGGAGGTAGCAATAACCAAGTTACAGCAGAACTTGGTCATGCATCAGGAAATACCGTGGAAGAAGCCATCTTTAATATCTATCAGACAACTCAAAGAAGACTTTTCTGGGGGCATATTGCATACATTGTTTTCACAGAAAATGTTTTGAAACAAGGAGGCTTACAAGCCATTACAGATATATTAGATCGGTATGTTGAAACTTATTATCAAATATGGATATATCTAACGGAAGATTCCATTCCTAATATACTTCATGCCATGCCGAATATTGGAATGTCTACAGATCTTTCACGCCTTAGTGATCCAGAACCTAGTTTTAAACAATTTTCCTATATCCGACCTATTGATTTAAGAAGATTAATTATTTTAAATAACCGTCCACCAAATGAAATAGTATTACCAATTATTTCAGGAAATCACCAATCATGGGAAGCTGATTCTAAACACATGGATGCAGCAATATTAAACGGATTAGGTATTATCACTAATGACAATTTGAAAGGGTATCTTAGTAACAGTAAAGCTAAAGGATATAGATGGATGAATAAGGATTTTCAAAGATCAGAAATAACTATAAAAGGCAAGGAAGGTATGGGTCTTTTATTAAGGAACTTACATGTAAAGGTAACTCCGGTCATAAAACATAATGAGGTTAAATTTGATGTTAAAATTAAAGCTAAAGTACATATAAATAAAGTAAGACGAACTAATTCATTAGAGGAAATAAGTTCTGAGGCTAAAAGGAAAATTAAAAAAGAAATAATGGATACTTATTTAGAAGGTCTGAAACTGGATTCTGATATATATCGTCTTTCAAACGTACTTTACATAAAGAATTATTCCACTTGGAAAAGAATACAACATGATGGAAAAATACCGTTGAATAATCACTCAATTAATAATATTGACATTAATTTAAAAATAATAGATGCTGGAAAACAAAGGAACAAGCCCACCTTAATTAAGAGAAAATATCCGAGCCATCCATAA
- a CDS encoding ABC-three component system middle component 6 has translation MGISAQIISCLDKPITVSYLWDKVRKQRIVNTFNNFILSLDLLFILGSIKIEDGLIKRCNRYD, from the coding sequence ATGGGAATTAGTGCACAAATTATCTCTTGTTTAGATAAGCCTATAACTGTTAGTTACCTTTGGGATAAGGTGAGAAAACAAAGAATAGTAAATACATTTAACAACTTTATATTATCTCTAGATTTATTATTTATATTGGGTTCTATAAAGATTGAGGATGGTTTAATAAAGAGGTGTAACAGATATGATTAA
- the tnpB gene encoding IS66 family insertion sequence element accessory protein TnpB (TnpB, as the term is used for proteins encoded by IS66 family insertion elements, is considered an accessory protein, since TnpC, encoded by a neighboring gene, is a DDE family transposase.) yields the protein MKHDYTNVKNIYIICGKTDMRKGIDGLATLIQDTFKLDPYGDSIFLFSGWSKDRYKCLYFDGDGFAMLYKRLDNGKLQWSKDENEVRNLSQKEVRWLLEGLSIQQPKAIKSSLKGAF from the coding sequence GTGAAGCACGATTATACAAATGTCAAAAACATTTACATTATTTGTGGAAAAACCGATATGCGTAAAGGAATTGATGGCCTTGCCACACTGATTCAAGATACATTCAAACTGGATCCATACGGCGATTCCATTTTCTTATTCTCTGGATGGAGTAAAGATCGTTACAAATGTTTATACTTTGATGGTGATGGCTTCGCCATGCTTTATAAGCGTTTGGATAACGGCAAACTACAATGGTCCAAGGATGAAAACGAAGTACGCAATCTTTCACAAAAGGAGGTTCGCTGGCTTCTAGAAGGATTATCCATTCAGCAGCCAAAAGCAATAAAATCATCACTGAAAGGGGCGTTCTAA
- a CDS encoding DUF2326 domain-containing protein — MIKAIYANKECFKRVELEQGFNIILADKTDESTEKDSRNGAGKSTLIEIIHFCLGSTPKKGETLKHDSLTDWIFFIDMILGKTEITVSRKVNDPGKIYLQGELDKLNLSFKKDKQNKNYITVKDWTTVLGHLMFGINLEERQLKYSPSFRGLISYFIRRKKGAFLNPFTHFPQQKEWDIQVSNAYLLNLNWEYASKWQLIKDQEKILDQLKQASNAGLVKGIIGGTIGELEGQKVTLSFQAEEFKKQLDSFKVHPHYKKIEERADKLTSLIHQDTNDNISDRKLITFYEKNLEEEENQKNMIISIFEEAEIHFPELIKKQLNEVEEFHDQVVKNRREFLKLEIERLTSAIHERDERIKKYSEERANNLLLLNDFGALEEYTKLQQKYLEQISKINEIENAIDNIKRFEKGKSSLKIEKELLQQDARNDYFERLDQRTKAIQLFNENSQALYSEPGVLLIDITETGFKFNVHINKAGSEGIEHMKVFCYDLMLSQLWSVSLCTPGILIHDSGIFDPVDERQVRSALELAKKESIGHGFQYICLLNSDKIVMNEELTPYVRLRLTDNSEDGGILGFRISPQKNDIDE, encoded by the coding sequence ATGATTAAGGCTATTTATGCAAATAAGGAGTGCTTTAAAAGAGTAGAACTAGAGCAAGGGTTTAATATAATTCTTGCTGACAAAACAGATGAATCGACAGAAAAGGATTCAAGGAATGGTGCTGGTAAATCTACTTTGATTGAAATTATCCACTTCTGCCTTGGGTCAACTCCAAAAAAAGGAGAAACACTCAAGCATGACAGTCTTACAGACTGGATTTTTTTTATAGATATGATTTTAGGCAAGACTGAAATAACTGTGAGTAGAAAAGTTAACGATCCTGGCAAGATTTATCTCCAAGGGGAACTAGATAAATTAAATTTATCTTTTAAAAAAGATAAACAAAATAAGAATTATATTACTGTAAAAGATTGGACAACTGTATTAGGTCACCTGATGTTTGGCATAAATCTGGAAGAACGACAATTAAAATACAGCCCGAGTTTCCGCGGCCTTATTTCTTACTTTATTAGAAGAAAAAAAGGGGCATTTTTAAACCCATTTACTCATTTTCCACAACAAAAAGAATGGGATATACAGGTTAGTAATGCTTATTTGTTGAATTTAAATTGGGAATACGCAAGTAAGTGGCAATTAATAAAGGATCAAGAAAAAATTCTTGATCAGCTAAAACAAGCCTCTAATGCTGGGTTAGTTAAAGGAATTATAGGGGGAACAATAGGGGAATTAGAAGGTCAAAAAGTGACGCTTAGTTTTCAAGCCGAAGAGTTTAAAAAACAATTGGACAGTTTTAAAGTTCACCCCCATTATAAGAAGATTGAAGAAAGAGCTGACAAACTTACTTCATTAATTCATCAAGATACTAATGATAATATTTCCGATCGAAAACTAATAACGTTTTATGAAAAAAATCTTGAAGAAGAAGAAAATCAAAAAAATATGATAATCAGTATTTTTGAAGAGGCGGAAATACATTTCCCAGAGCTAATAAAAAAACAGCTGAATGAAGTAGAGGAATTCCACGATCAGGTGGTTAAAAATAGAAGGGAATTTCTTAAATTAGAAATAGAAAGATTAACTAGTGCAATTCACGAACGGGATGAGAGAATAAAGAAATACTCGGAAGAAAGAGCGAATAACTTGTTATTATTAAATGACTTTGGTGCATTAGAAGAATATACTAAGTTACAACAAAAATATTTAGAGCAAATTTCAAAAATAAATGAAATAGAAAATGCTATTGATAATATAAAACGATTTGAAAAGGGAAAGAGTTCTTTGAAGATTGAGAAAGAATTACTTCAACAAGATGCAAGAAATGATTACTTTGAAAGGTTAGATCAAAGAACAAAGGCTATTCAACTTTTTAATGAGAACTCTCAAGCTTTATATTCAGAGCCTGGAGTACTATTAATTGACATAACGGAAACAGGATTTAAGTTCAATGTTCATATAAATAAGGCTGGTAGTGAAGGCATTGAACATATGAAGGTATTCTGCTATGATTTAATGCTTTCTCAATTATGGAGTGTATCACTTTGTACTCCGGGAATATTGATTCATGATAGTGGCATTTTTGACCCTGTAGATGAAAGACAAGTTCGTTCTGCTCTTGAACTTGCTAAAAAGGAGTCTATAGGTCATGGTTTCCAATATATTTGCCTTCTAAATTCAGATAAGATTGTTATGAATGAAGAACTTACCCCGTATGTTAGATTACGGCTGACTGATAACTCCGAAGACGGAGGAATATTAGGGTTTAGAATTTCACCCCAAAAAAACGATATCGATGAATAG